One Rhodothermaceae bacterium DNA segment encodes these proteins:
- a CDS encoding class I SAM-dependent methyltransferase yields the protein MIALLRSIPVWQWMFHVGLCTSIFVLGLVSIDRGHLPLVFGLVIFGSVCWILCWRIGKFSLKTVLVYAFLFRLSLIGLPPSLSDDAYRYVWDGVVQHEGINPYKFAPEDASLFDLHQDTAFERLNSKSFISVYPPVSQLIFWFGTAWHQPDGFLSYYLIKGLLILAELFAILILARLVSAGFVLLYAWNPVVILETAGQAHTESALLLALILVIYLAQNNHGRWASIFLAIGGWIKLFPFLFFPYLWRRYGWNAVWPGAITAILLALPFAAPYVLPNVSGSLDLYARFFEFNSGLYYSLKSALQWLTGEDWSKQLGPFLRLIFLCSIPVLYILDLLQRWSLARAMLVTTGCYLVLSTTVHPWYLLVPLFLTASLQAHGWHWIWLGVWSIGTYLLYVGGPYWTFVIVGWAGWGIAGTLRYAPRWLQSLMRARASKKFKRIQPFFPKDIGAMTVLDLGCAEGYVGESIQKGLGASVSLADVVSMNQTDLPHISLKQGPLPWPSKHFDVVLLYYVLHHAKDAEMLLREAMRVCRSRVIVVESVYTTSFQNKLLAILDRLANRLRSFGKMNAQEEDLHFRTSQQWRELFLTNKANMLAEFESNMVLFTSAGFVLQPSSEPA from the coding sequence ATGATTGCTCTATTGCGGTCAATTCCAGTATGGCAGTGGATGTTCCATGTTGGGCTATGTACTTCAATTTTTGTGTTGGGACTTGTCTCTATTGATCGAGGACATCTCCCTCTCGTATTTGGTTTGGTCATATTTGGGAGTGTGTGCTGGATATTGTGCTGGCGTATAGGAAAGTTTTCCCTTAAAACGGTCCTCGTATATGCTTTCCTGTTCCGGCTATCTCTCATAGGCCTTCCGCCATCTCTTTCGGATGATGCCTACCGCTATGTATGGGATGGGGTTGTTCAGCATGAAGGCATAAATCCATACAAATTCGCTCCAGAAGACGCATCTCTTTTTGATCTTCACCAGGATACCGCCTTTGAGCGCCTGAATTCTAAATCCTTTATCAGTGTATATCCACCAGTTTCACAATTGATTTTTTGGTTTGGAACTGCATGGCATCAACCCGATGGGTTTCTGAGCTATTATTTAATCAAAGGATTATTGATTCTAGCCGAGCTATTCGCCATCCTGATACTGGCTCGGCTTGTTTCAGCGGGGTTTGTCCTTTTATATGCATGGAATCCCGTTGTCATTCTGGAAACAGCGGGCCAGGCTCATACAGAGTCGGCACTTCTGTTGGCACTGATCTTGGTGATTTATCTGGCCCAGAATAATCACGGGAGGTGGGCTTCTATTTTTCTTGCAATTGGAGGCTGGATCAAATTATTTCCATTTCTTTTTTTCCCATACCTGTGGAGGCGGTATGGTTGGAATGCTGTCTGGCCGGGCGCAATCACAGCAATTCTACTTGCACTCCCATTTGCCGCCCCATATGTCCTACCTAACGTTTCAGGATCACTTGATCTGTATGCTCGATTTTTTGAATTCAATTCCGGCCTTTACTATAGCCTGAAATCTGCATTGCAGTGGCTAACCGGAGAGGATTGGAGTAAGCAATTGGGTCCTTTCCTGCGGTTAATATTTCTTTGCAGTATCCCAGTTTTGTACATCTTGGATCTGTTGCAGCGCTGGTCTTTGGCACGTGCAATGCTCGTTACAACAGGCTGCTATCTTGTCTTGAGCACAACCGTTCATCCTTGGTACCTGCTCGTTCCGTTGTTTTTGACCGCAAGCCTACAAGCTCACGGGTGGCATTGGATTTGGCTTGGAGTATGGTCCATAGGGACCTATCTCCTTTATGTGGGTGGCCCGTATTGGACGTTCGTCATTGTTGGATGGGCAGGGTGGGGCATTGCTGGAACACTTCGATATGCTCCAAGATGGTTGCAGAGTCTGATGCGTGCAAGGGCGAGTAAAAAATTCAAAAGAATCCAGCCATTTTTCCCGAAAGATATTGGTGCAATGACCGTTCTGGATTTAGGTTGTGCCGAGGGGTATGTAGGAGAATCCATCCAAAAGGGATTGGGAGCAAGTGTCTCACTTGCCGATGTTGTTTCGATGAATCAAACAGATCTTCCCCATATTTCATTAAAACAGGGGCCCTTACCATGGCCTTCAAAGCATTTTGACGTGGTACTGCTCTACTACGTATTACATCATGCAAAAGACGCTGAAATGCTACTCCGTGAGGCGATGCGTGTCTGTCGAAGCAGAGTAATCGTAGTTGAGTCCGTATATACAACATCCTTCCAGAACAAACTTTTAGCGATCCTGGACCGATTGGCGAATCGCCTAAGATCATTTGGGAAGATGAATGCCCAGGAAGAAGACTTACACTTCAGAACCTCGCAGCAATGGCGCGAATTATTCCTTACCAACAAAGCTAACATGCTCGCTGAATTTGAATCTAACATGGTTCTTTTCACTTCGGCTGGATTCGTTCTCCAACCCAGCTCCGAACCAGCCTGA
- the miaA gene encoding tRNA (adenosine(37)-N6)-dimethylallyltransferase MiaA has protein sequence MQPIKSSKTATPIHVITGPTATGKTALGLRLAQALDGEIISADSRQIYKELTIGSAKPTADELAQVPHHFVNELNLGEPYSAGLFAEQASVRIDEVLARGRVPVVVGGSTLYLHALVHGLSPTAPSDPDVRTNIEKRLEELGKEALYKELSKIDPLSASTMDPTKTSRLVRALEVFELTGTPLSKFHGQPTPPSHEFCVTVLTLERPTLYQRIEQRVDRMLEEGLMEENRQIRDLQLDRTLPALKSIGYQEPLAYLDGHCSWSDMVELIKRNSRRYAKRQLTWLRRYETYRQIYAQSPTDELLETILASPQP, from the coding sequence ATCCAACCTATTAAGTCTTCTAAAACTGCGACACCAATCCATGTAATTACAGGCCCTACCGCAACGGGTAAGACGGCCCTGGGCTTGAGATTGGCTCAAGCTCTGGATGGTGAAATTATTTCTGCTGACAGCCGCCAGATCTATAAGGAACTCACGATAGGTTCGGCAAAGCCCACCGCCGATGAATTAGCGCAGGTTCCCCATCACTTCGTTAACGAATTAAATCTTGGTGAACCATATTCTGCCGGCTTATTTGCCGAACAGGCCTCTGTACGTATTGACGAGGTTTTAGCACGCGGCCGTGTGCCAGTTGTAGTCGGTGGCTCCACACTCTACCTGCATGCACTTGTACATGGCTTGTCTCCAACAGCACCCTCTGACCCAGATGTACGGACAAACATTGAGAAACGACTTGAAGAACTTGGGAAAGAGGCTCTATATAAGGAGCTTTCGAAGATAGATCCATTGTCAGCCAGCACGATGGATCCAACAAAAACATCCCGCTTGGTGCGTGCACTTGAGGTTTTTGAGCTCACCGGTACGCCTCTATCCAAATTTCATGGCCAACCCACACCGCCTTCCCATGAATTTTGTGTCACGGTACTTACGCTTGAGCGCCCTACCCTTTACCAGCGAATTGAACAGCGAGTAGATCGAATGCTGGAAGAAGGGCTTATGGAAGAGAATCGCCAGATTCGAGATCTGCAATTGGATCGAACATTACCTGCCTTAAAATCAATCGGTTATCAGGAACCGTTGGCTTATTTGGATGGCCACTGTAGCTGGAGTGACATGGTCGAACTCATTAAACGAAATAGCCGGCGCTATGCGAAACGACAATTGACTTGGCTTCGTCGCTATGAGACATATCGTCAAATTTACGCGCAAAGCCCAACTGACGAGTTGCTGGAAACAATCCTGGCTTCACCACAACCATGA
- a CDS encoding rhodanese-like domain-containing protein, with the protein MAGLSENHVPEITVQELKHLIDKDEQPFILDVREEWEYSTVNLGGHLIPLKQLSDRLDELEPHRKDNMIVVHCRSGGRSAQAVRFLHAAGLTNTKNLRGGTLAWSKEIDSSYPTY; encoded by the coding sequence ATGGCCGGATTATCCGAAAATCATGTTCCTGAAATCACAGTGCAGGAACTCAAACATCTCATCGACAAGGATGAGCAACCCTTTATTCTTGATGTTCGGGAAGAATGGGAATATTCGACTGTGAATCTGGGCGGACACCTGATTCCCCTAAAACAACTTTCGGATCGATTGGATGAACTTGAACCGCACCGGAAAGACAATATGATTGTAGTTCATTGTCGGTCTGGAGGTCGATCAGCCCAGGCGGTCAGGTTCCTGCACGCTGCCGGTCTCACAAATACGAAGAATCTCCGCGGAGGTACTCTCGCGTGGAGCAAAGAAATTGACTCAAGTTATCCAACCTATTAA